The following proteins come from a genomic window of Purpureocillium takamizusanense chromosome 13, complete sequence:
- a CDS encoding Amidase (COG:J~SECRETED:SignalP(1-21~SECRETED:cutsite=VVS-AP~SECRETED:prob=0.6335)~EggNog:ENOG503NXMQ) — translation MDSVCLRFLIVVSLWAAAVVSAPPRDWRFPGLLDATISDIQWGFEKGCFNSTDLVEAYLERIQEVNGRLHPVTEENPDALSIAAALDIERATKGPRGPLHGVPILLKNNIATKDKMNNTAGSHALLGAKVPRDSTIARKLREAGAIILGKANMSQWCGWRSGNGTHGWSSHGGQTIGAYYPNQDPWGSSSGCCVAVSVGLAAAAVGTETQGSILSPAGRNGVVGIKATVGLVSRDMVIPVSEHMDSVGPMAHTVKDAAQVLQAIVGDDPNDRHSSTIMPTIPNYVDACRLRDISHMRIGVPWHLIREAPDAALPHELQSFAKMLAIFEEAGAQIIETNIPMAKELLEAQSIVPFADFPANLASYLSQLTANPNNINTLEELREWTRNNPVEEYPQRDTLLWDASLEVQADECGSDTSCYAAEKAQFEQLVVTGGHFAPLERDNLTAIALPTSIAPYWTAITGAPAITLPMGYFPDDAPVIQSDSGNLVDVAPGIPMGISFLGRKWSEFDLIELAYNLESHTRVRQRRRLMVTPSKELNLPRACRKIGT, via the exons ATGGACTCGGTCTGCCTCCGTTTCCTCATTGTCGTGTCCCTGTGGGCAGCCGCGGTGGTCAGCGCCCCGCCGCGCG ATTGGCGGTTCCCAGGACTACTTGATGCGACGATCAGTGACATTCAGTGGGGCTTCGAGAAAGGATGCTTCAACTCAACCGACCTTGTCGAG GCATATCTCGAGCGAATTCAAGAAGTAAACGGGCGACTCCATCCTGTGACAGAGGAGAATCCAGATGCGCTGAGCATCGCAGCAGCTTTGGACATAGAGAGGGCTACAAAGGGCCCCAGAGG CCCTTTACATGGTGTTCCTATTCTACTCAAGAACAACATTGCCACCAAAGACAAGATGAACAACACAG CTGGATCACATGCCTTGTTGGGAGCGAAGGTTCCTCGCGACTCAACCATAGCCCGGAAGCTTCGAGAGGCCGGCGCAATCATCCTCGGCAAGGCCAACATGAGCCAATGGTGCGGATGGCGCAGCGGAAACGGCACACACGGATGGTCATCGCACGGCGGCCAGACCATCGGCGCTTACTACCCCAACCAAGATCCGTGGGGAAGCtccagcggctgctgcgtAGCGGTGAGCGTgggcctggccgcggcggcggttggcaCCGAGACACAAGGATCGATCCTTTCTCCAGCGGGTCGAAACGGGGTTGTGGGCATCAAGGCGACGGTAGGACTCGTGTCGAGAGACATGGTGATTCCCGTCTCGGAGCACATGGACAGCGTCGGACCGATGGCACACACGGTGAAAGACGCAGCGCAAGTCCTGCAGGCcatcgtgggcgacgacccAAACGATAGGCACTCTTCGACGATCATGCCCACCATCCCCAACTACGTGGACGCTTGTCGGCTGCGAGACATTTCCCATATGCGCATTGGTGTGCCGTGGCATTTGATTCGTGAGGCGCCAGATGCGGCGTTGCCTCACGAGCTACAGTCCTTCGCCAAGATGCTGGCCATCTTTGAGGAAGCCGGGGCTCAGATCATCGAAACCAACATCCCAATGGCGAAGGAACTCCTGGAGGCCCAATCCATAGTGCCGTTTGCTGACTTCCCGGCCAACCTTGCCTCGTACTTGTCCCAGCTCACCGCCAACCCAAACAACATCAACACGCTAGAAGAACTGCGTGAATGGACGAGAAATAACCCGGTGGAGGAGTACCCTCAGCGTGACACCCTTCTATGGGATGCATCGCTGGAAGTGCAGGCCGACGAATGCGGCAGCGACACGAGCTGCTACGCGGCGGAAAAGGCGCAGTTCGAGCAACTGGTCGTTACGGGAGGACATTTCGCGCCCCTCGAGAGGGACAACCTAACGGCGATTGCCCTGCCGACTTCGATAGCGCCTTACTGGACGGCCATCACGGGAGCGCCAGCGATAACGCTGCCCATGGGATACTTCCCGGACGATGCGCCAGTCATCCAGAGCGACTCGGGCAATCTCGTGGACGTGGCGCCGGGCATACCAATGGGCATCAGCTTCCTTGGACGGAAATGGTCTGAATTCGATCTTATTGAGCTGGCGTACAACCTGGAAAGCCACACGCGGGtgaggcagcggcgcaggCTCATGGTCACTCCTTCGAAGGAGTTGAACCTCCCCAGAGCGTGCCGTAAGATCGGAACATAA
- a CDS encoding uncharacterized protein (COG:S~SECRETED:SignalP(1-17~SECRETED:cutsite=VSA-GA~SECRETED:prob=0.4352)~MEROPS:MER0133866~EggNog:ENOG503PT3H) → MVSFLLLLSVALPCVSAGATPFDGIPSVGALYHGDIKQHSCSASVIASKNGNVILTAGHCVKGTGKDLHFAPGYHDGKTPYGTYPVTAAYVHPEWNKDHNINHDYAFLTVGKGTHNGKSVTVQSVVGGNKLVTTAGYKNTIEIVGYNSGEQKPVHCRVGTYEAKAGQLGISCGPLKSGTSGSPWIAGYDAKTKRGNVIGNTGGWHTGGCSPSVSYSSKYGSGTLSVFNRANAGGNGDNVKGGASSGC, encoded by the coding sequence ATGGTCTCTTTTCTGCTTCTGTTGTCCGTTGCGCTGCCATGCGTGTCAGCTGGAGCGACACCCTTTGATGGCATTCCCAGCGTTGGCGCGCTATATCACGGCGACATCAAGCAGCACTCCTGCAGCGCCAGCGTCATTGCTAGCAAGAACGGCAATGTGATTCTCACAGCGGGCCATTGCGTCAAGGGAACAGGAAAGGACCTCCATTTTGCCCCGGGATaccacgacggcaagacgccTTACGGGACGTaccccgtcaccgccgctTACGTCCACCCGGAATGGAACAAGGACCACAACATCAACCACGATTACGCTTTCCTCACCGTTGGGAAGGGCACACACAACGGAAAGTCGGTCACGGTTcagtccgtcgtcggcgggaaCAAGTTGGTCACCACGGCTGGCTACAAGAATACCATTGAGATCGTGGGTTACAACAGCGGCGAGCAGAAGCCCGTGCACTGCCGTGTCGGCACCTACGAAGCCAAGGCTGGTCAACTCGGCATCTCCTGCGGGCCCTTGAAGAGCGGCACGAGCGGATCTCCCTGGATCGCAGGCTACGATGCCAAGACGAAGCGCGGTAATGTCATTGGCAACACCGGAGGATGGCACACGGGCGGATGCTCGCCCAGCGTTTCGTACTCGTCCAAGTACGGATCCGGCACGCTCTCCGTGTTCAACAGAGCGAATGCTGGGGGCAATGGAGATAATGTCAAGGGCGGGGCTTCCAGCGGTTGCTAG
- a CDS encoding uncharacterized protein (COG:S~SECRETED:SignalP(1-24~SECRETED:cutsite=AQG-QQ~SECRETED:prob=0.9718)~EggNog:ENOG503NWZ6) translates to MRHFTVKSALLSAVGLLLPGPAQGQQQYEAHNRTPASCPDYFEYSKEPHKPLSEGRLALPFMRPSPECRTFNSSAVEKVIRDIKSRLQDPDLARLFENTFASTLDTTVKYFDPKINLAFIVTGDIT, encoded by the exons ATGCGTCATTTCACAGTCAAGTCCGCTCTGCtgtccgccgtcggcctgctgctgccgggcccGGCCCAGGGACAACAGCAGTATGAAGCTCACAACCggacgcccgcgtcgtgccCGGACTACTTCGAGTACTCCAAGGAGCCCCACAAGCCATTGTCCGAggggcggctggcgctgccgttCATGAGGCCGAGCCCTGAGTGCCGGACGTTTAACAGCTCTGCCGTCGAG AAAGTCATTCGAGACATCAAGTCCCGTCTCCAGGATCCTGATTTGGCTCGCCTTTTTGAGAACACCTTCGCCTCCACTCTCGACACGACGGTCAAGTATTTTGACCCCAAGATCAACCTGGCATTCATCGTCACGGGT GATATCACGTag
- a CDS encoding uncharacterized protein (COG:S~CAZy:GH125~EggNog:ENOG503NWZ6), translating to MHCSAQWLRDTSGQFAHLYRLLPHDKNLKALVKAIINTEARYISQFPYCGAFQPPPESGLKPTLNDYSLNVRINPPVDNQTVFECKYELDSLAGFLKISRSYYANTKDASFINDNWLAAMDKITTVLHDQSQSSWSDDFDFVSYFNWTGLTGSLSPPVPNGGNGEPKQANGLVSCSHRPSDDICVFNYITSDNAMMAVELSHVSDLLNAVKKERALSSKLAKYSATIRKAVWQHTLTSNGIFAYETNGFGGQYIMDDANVPSLVSLPYLGFLPRNDSTYIKTKKAMFSRANPYFAIGKGFSGIGGPHANATHPWPMAQISGIYGTDDDDEIKSRLSLILKSTSGLGLIHESVNIYNGSDFTRPWFAWANSYFGEMILDLAERKPGLIFKDDKPYIVGK from the exons ATGCATTGTAGCGCGCAGTGGTTGCGTGACACCAGCGGCCAGTTTGCACACTTGTACAGGCTGCTTCCGCACGACAAGAACCTCAAGGCTCTtgtcaaggccatcatcaatACCGAGGCGCGGTACATCTCGCAGTTCCCTTACTGCG GCGCGTTCCAGCCTCCGCCCGAGAGCGGACTGAAGCCTACTCTCAAT GACTATTCGCTCAATGTTCGAATTAACCC GCCTGTTGACAACCAGACGGTCTTCGAGTGCAAG TACGAACTCGACTCGCTTGCTGGCTTCCTTAAGATCTCGAGGTCGTACTATGCAAACACCAAGGATGCAAGCTTCATAAACGACAACT GGCTGGCCGCAATGGACAAGATTACCACCGTGCTTCATGATCAGTCTCAGAGCAGCTGGAGCGATGACTTTGACTTTGTCAGCTACTTTAACTGGACCGGCCTGACGGGCTCTCTTTCGCCGCCGGTTCCCAATGGCGGTAACGGAGAACCGAAGCAGGCAAATGGCCTCGTCTCCTGCAGCCACCGGCCGTCCGACGATATTTGCGTCTTCA ACTACATCACCTCCGATAATGCCATGATGGCCGTAGAGCTCAGCCACGTCTCCGACCTGCTCAACGCCGTCAAGAAGGAACGCGCGCTTTCGAGCAAGTTGGCGAAATATTCTGCCACGATTAGGAAGGCGGTTTGGCAACACACGCTGACCTCAAACGGCATCTTTGCCTACGAGACGAACGGGTTCGGCGGGCAGTACATCATGGATGACGCCAACGTGCCCAGCCTCGTCTCGCTACCGTACCTTGGCTTCCTGCCCCGCAACGACTCGACATACATCAAGACCAAGAAGGCCATGTTCTCGCGCGCGAACCCCTACTTTGCTATCGGCAAGGGCTTCAGCGGCATTGG TGGGCCGCATGCCAATGCAACGCACCCGTGGCCCATGGCCCAGATTTCCGGTATctacggcaccgacgacgacgacgagatcaAGTCTCGCCTGTCGCTGATCCTGAAGAGCACGTCCGGACTGGGCCTCATCCACGAGAGCGTGAATATTTACAACGGCAGCGACTTCACCCGCCCGTGGTTCGCCTGGGCGAATAGCTACTTTGGCGAGATGATTCTTGACCTGGCGGAGAGGAAGCCCGGTCTCATCTTCAAGGACGACAAGCCGTATATTGTTGGCAAGTAA